The genomic region AGCGGTGCGCATGGCGTGGTTGCGGCCCAGCGCTGAGAGGTGCAACTCGGGATAACCGCCCGGCAGCCAGATGGCGTCTATGCCCATTGGCAAGGCCTCGTCATGTAGCGGCGAGAAGAACATGGTTTGCGCGCCCAGCGCATGCAGGCAATCGAGGTTGGCGGGATAGATGAAGCAAAAGGCTTCGTCGCGCGCGATGGCGATGGTCTTGCCCGCGAGCAATCGCTTCACATCTTTCGCAGAGGGTGGAGGCGCGAAAACGGTTTCAGGCGGCAAGGGCAACGCGCCTGATTCCGTCAGCAACGTCGCAGCCTGCGCGATGCGTTGCTCCAGGCCGTCGATTTCATCGGCGCGGAACAGGCCCAGGTGACGTTCCGGCAGCGCAAGCGCTTCCTGTTTCTGCAACGCGCCCAGCCAGGGAATATCCGGCGGCAGGCTGTCGCGCAGCAAAACGCCATGCCCGGCGCTGCCGGTACGGTTGGCGATCACGCCTGCGGGGATGAGTCCAGGCCGGTGGGCAAACAACCCGGCAGCCAATGCGCCGAAAGTCTGCGCCATGCCGCTCGCGTCGATAGTGAGCGCAACGGGGAGTTGGAACCGTGCCGCAATGTCCGCACTGCTGGGGCTGCCGTCATACAGGCCCATCACGCCTTCTACCAGGATGACGTCAGACTTCTGCGCAGCCTGGTGTAGCCGGGCGGCAATGTCATCAGCGCCGCACATGGCAAGGTCGAGGTTGTAAACCGGCCTGCCTGTCGCGGTTTGCAGGATCAT from Methylobacillus flagellatus KT harbors:
- a CDS encoding cobyrinate a,c-diamide synthase: MPSSTVCRRCQGWSGRLVTTSCPALLLSAPASNQGKTLVSAALARAWRNQGLIVQAFKCGPDFLDPMILQTATGRPVYNLDLAMCGADDIAARLHQAAQKSDVILVEGVMGLYDGSPSSADIAARFQLPVALTIDASGMAQTFGALAAGLFAHRPGLIPAGVIANRTGSAGHGVLLRDSLPPDIPWLGALQKQEALALPERHLGLFRADEIDGLEQRIAQAATLLTESGALPLPPETVFAPPPSAKDVKRLLAGKTIAIARDEAFCFIYPANLDCLHALGAQTMFFSPLHDEALPMGIDAIWLPGGYPELHLSALGRNHAMRTALRQAWQQGLPILAECGGMMALAESINQQPGIGLLPGSCTMQSRFQGLGVQFAQLPEGRLHAHTFHYSRLETALPVYVQASTQRGKPGEAIYRHGSLTASYLHFYFPSNPSAIARLFNP